The following coding sequences lie in one Corynebacterium anserum genomic window:
- the hemG gene encoding protoporphyrinogen oxidase — MTPQFSGDDRPVKIAVIGGGIAGVSAAWKLRKLLGERANILIAEAYDRIGGKLKTVNFAYGPVDMGAEAFMGMRQDFVEIIKDVGLESELRTPSGLPSGLFIDGQLVDIPRATIMGIPADGSTVEHIVGSKAAQRINAERDGVPMTWAPGQDASVGQLVEARLGSAVVHRLVSPMLGGVYSSSAYDLGVRATLPQLASELDRRGADGGGFFLTDVVSDLLAERQQRSASGGGSPAPTFYSLACGYRGVVNALAQQADAEVLYNTGVEAIGRSSKGWYIEPIGDVDAVVIATPAPTASVLLQDMAVKASEALSSIELASSVVVGMRFASDVGIPQRSGVLLGSDAPTEAKAFTFSSRKWPHLAERGGAFVRASFGTLREPWYVEADDLALLAYAIDDLQTLTGERKKPEEFFVQRWWGGIPCYGPGYQDIVNAAYEEVRDIKGLALAGSMLNGVGVPSAAATGIAAAEEIVSEMGWG, encoded by the coding sequence ATGACGCCTCAATTCAGCGGAGACGATCGCCCAGTGAAAATTGCCGTAATAGGCGGGGGCATCGCCGGAGTGAGCGCCGCGTGGAAGTTGCGCAAGCTTCTGGGAGAGCGTGCCAACATTTTGATTGCGGAGGCGTACGACCGCATCGGCGGCAAGCTCAAGACAGTGAACTTTGCCTATGGCCCTGTCGACATGGGCGCAGAGGCATTCATGGGTATGCGCCAGGACTTCGTTGAGATCATTAAGGACGTCGGGCTTGAATCCGAGCTGCGCACACCGTCTGGACTGCCTTCAGGGCTTTTTATCGATGGCCAGTTGGTCGATATTCCGCGCGCGACGATCATGGGCATCCCGGCTGACGGCTCCACAGTCGAGCACATTGTGGGGTCGAAAGCTGCGCAACGTATCAATGCTGAGCGTGACGGCGTACCGATGACCTGGGCTCCGGGGCAGGATGCTTCCGTGGGTCAACTTGTCGAAGCGCGTTTAGGGTCGGCCGTGGTGCATCGCCTGGTTTCGCCCATGCTCGGAGGTGTGTACTCTAGCTCTGCATACGACCTAGGTGTGCGAGCGACTCTTCCACAACTTGCCAGTGAACTTGACCGTCGCGGTGCAGATGGAGGAGGCTTTTTCCTCACGGACGTCGTCAGCGATTTGCTGGCCGAGCGCCAACAGCGTTCCGCTTCCGGTGGAGGTTCTCCAGCACCAACTTTTTATAGTTTGGCCTGTGGTTACCGGGGCGTGGTCAACGCACTTGCACAACAAGCCGACGCGGAAGTTCTGTACAACACCGGCGTGGAGGCTATCGGGCGTAGTTCCAAAGGTTGGTACATCGAACCTATCGGTGACGTCGATGCCGTTGTTATTGCCACCCCCGCACCGACTGCCTCTGTCCTATTACAGGATATGGCCGTGAAAGCCTCAGAAGCTCTGTCCTCCATCGAGTTGGCAAGTTCAGTGGTGGTGGGGATGCGCTTTGCTTCTGACGTAGGTATCCCTCAACGTTCGGGTGTGTTGCTGGGTTCAGATGCTCCTACAGAGGCCAAAGCTTTTACCTTTTCCTCGCGCAAATGGCCGCATTTGGCGGAAAGGGGAGGCGCTTTTGTCCGTGCCTCTTTCGGCACTCTTCGTGAACCGTGGTACGTCGAGGCTGATGATCTCGCGTTACTTGCCTATGCTATAGATGATTTGCAAACGCTGACGGGAGAGCGGAAAAAACCTGAAGAGTTTTTCGTACAACGCTGGTGGGGTGGCATTCCGTGTTACGGACCTGGTTATCAGGACATAGTGAACGCGGCCTATGAAGAAGTACGTGACATTAAGGGGCTGGCACTGGCTGGTTCCATGCTTAATGGTGTCGGTGTTCCTTCTGCCGCTGCGACGGGAATCGCGGCAGCGGAAGAAATAGTTAGCGAAATGGGCTGGGGGTAA
- the hemE gene encoding uroporphyrinogen decarboxylase, with protein sequence MSSVEYALDSGAIFPRDAQAAASHRRASVDAPFLAAVRGEKPSRRPIWMMRQAGRSLPEYRAVRKDVGMLEACFDADLVAEITMQPVRRHDADAAILFSDIVVPLKAAGVDLDIVPGRGPVVSNPIQTIDAVRGLPIVEREQLDPIVQGIGGILGELRADQVLIGFAGAPFTVASYLVEGGPSKNHEVTKSLMYSHPDIWHALMRQLTPTIVRFLQMQVEAGVDAIQLFDSWAGYLTARDYRQFVAPYTAEIFQAIKPYGVPMIHFGVGTGELLGEMAIVGPDVVGVDWRVPMDAAAARVKAALEHAHPTAKPEVKAKALQGNLDPAVLFAGEDVVTEHIRRINAEADRAIERGQARGHIFNLGHGVLPNTDPDAITRAFEEVHRS encoded by the coding sequence ATGTCCTCTGTTGAGTATGCACTCGATTCTGGTGCCATATTTCCGAGGGATGCTCAGGCCGCCGCATCCCACCGTCGAGCTAGCGTAGATGCGCCCTTCCTGGCGGCCGTTCGCGGTGAAAAGCCTTCTCGTCGTCCCATATGGATGATGCGCCAAGCTGGTCGTTCGTTGCCTGAGTATCGCGCCGTGCGCAAGGATGTTGGGATGCTGGAGGCCTGCTTCGACGCAGATCTGGTTGCCGAGATTACGATGCAGCCTGTGCGACGCCACGATGCCGACGCCGCAATTCTATTCAGCGATATTGTTGTTCCTCTCAAGGCCGCTGGCGTGGATTTGGATATTGTGCCGGGGCGTGGACCAGTGGTTTCAAACCCGATCCAGACAATCGACGCTGTGCGCGGCCTCCCCATCGTTGAACGTGAGCAGCTTGATCCCATTGTCCAGGGAATTGGCGGCATTCTCGGCGAGCTACGGGCAGATCAGGTTCTCATCGGTTTCGCTGGTGCGCCGTTCACGGTGGCTTCTTATCTTGTCGAGGGTGGACCTTCGAAAAACCATGAAGTGACCAAATCACTCATGTACTCCCACCCGGATATATGGCATGCTCTGATGCGGCAGCTGACTCCAACAATTGTGCGTTTTTTGCAAATGCAAGTGGAGGCCGGAGTGGATGCAATACAGCTATTCGACTCCTGGGCGGGGTACCTCACAGCCAGGGATTATCGTCAATTTGTGGCCCCATATACCGCCGAAATATTCCAGGCCATTAAGCCTTATGGAGTACCCATGATTCACTTTGGTGTGGGTACCGGTGAATTGTTGGGAGAGATGGCGATAGTGGGGCCTGATGTGGTCGGGGTCGATTGGCGTGTACCCATGGATGCTGCGGCGGCGCGCGTGAAGGCAGCACTTGAGCACGCGCATCCCACCGCTAAGCCAGAAGTCAAGGCGAAAGCCTTGCAGGGGAATCTAGACCCGGCGGTTTTATTCGCCGGTGAGGATGTCGTAACGGAACATATTCGACGCATAAATGCCGAAGCGGATCGGGCCATAGAACGCGGTCAAGCTCGTGGTCATATTTTCAACCTTGGCCATGGTGTTCTTCCCAATACTGATCCTGACGCCATCACCCGAGCCTTTGAGGAGGTACATCGTTCATGA
- a CDS encoding DUF3000 domain-containing protein, with protein MSQETEQNLAVPDYFEQAVQSMSHAQVRSGISLGNIRPPRNLAPLSHAVGLEVLHPEFDDDANVPEFSTDNGGDAFGRLILLHDPHSDESWEGAKMRMVAYIQADMDASVASDPLLPDVAWDWLTEELNSPSSPYTNLGGTVTSTASVRYGEIGGPPRAFQIEMRASWTATGVDLSGHVQAFARVLANVAGLPPEGVTYIGMGKQTGSSAG; from the coding sequence GTGAGCCAAGAGACAGAGCAGAACCTAGCCGTTCCCGACTACTTCGAGCAAGCAGTGCAGTCAATGTCACATGCTCAAGTTCGCTCCGGTATCAGCCTGGGAAATATCCGCCCTCCCCGCAACCTCGCGCCGCTAAGCCATGCCGTCGGCCTCGAAGTTCTCCATCCAGAATTCGACGATGATGCTAACGTACCCGAATTTTCCACGGACAACGGAGGTGACGCATTCGGGCGACTCATCCTGCTCCACGACCCACACAGTGATGAAAGCTGGGAAGGAGCGAAGATGCGCATGGTCGCTTATATCCAAGCGGACATGGATGCGTCCGTGGCCTCCGATCCCCTTCTGCCAGATGTGGCCTGGGATTGGTTGACGGAGGAATTGAACTCGCCTTCCAGCCCATACACCAATCTAGGTGGCACAGTAACGTCTACCGCTTCTGTCCGTTATGGCGAAATCGGCGGGCCACCACGTGCGTTCCAAATCGAAATGCGCGCAAGCTGGACAGCAACGGGGGTTGACCTCTCCGGTCATGTCCAAGCATTTGCCCGAGTGCTTGCAAATGTGGCGGGTCTACCACCGGAAGGGGTCACCTACATTGGTATGGGTAAACAAACCGGTTCTTCTGCGGGCTAA
- a CDS encoding ribonuclease D: MSIPRDGIPPLLDNESALYDAAEKLQRGEGLIAVDTERAADYRYDDRAYLVQLRRPGCGTLLVDPTVSDAANAALGKVLNHSEWILHAAHTDLPYLTAIGWHPTRLHDTQITGRLLGLGQPGLSHMLEHFCGITINKDKGQEDWSARPLSEDLLAYAALDVEHLGELLAITLEQIDERGRRQWYVQECSSVLDRSIALPTPTWTDMKGLSALRSARSLAIARALWRVRDDYASTHNLSPHRIIKRKDILRIAQSPHQALDELHSLAIPATVQRRADIAVKEALHLPQRALPRLPRHPVAQIPAYTRWETDHPRAFMALEVLVNRTHTLAEELDLTMDTLATMKTLRTVAWETSRIKVDYSQDPVAVFESTVGTAMESQGSRPWQIDLIANSSIPALIDRLY; encoded by the coding sequence GTGAGTATTCCCCGCGATGGCATTCCCCCGCTGCTCGACAACGAATCAGCTCTGTATGACGCTGCAGAGAAACTGCAACGCGGTGAGGGTCTTATCGCTGTAGATACCGAACGAGCTGCCGACTATCGGTACGACGATCGCGCCTACTTAGTACAACTTCGGCGTCCTGGTTGCGGCACTCTCTTGGTTGATCCGACTGTATCCGACGCCGCAAATGCTGCTCTTGGAAAGGTATTGAATCACTCCGAGTGGATCCTCCATGCCGCTCACACCGATCTTCCGTATCTCACCGCCATTGGTTGGCACCCGACCCGTCTCCACGATACCCAAATCACCGGGCGTCTTTTAGGACTTGGTCAGCCTGGTTTGAGCCACATGCTCGAGCATTTTTGCGGTATCACCATCAACAAAGACAAGGGTCAGGAGGATTGGTCTGCGCGTCCCTTATCGGAGGACCTTTTAGCTTATGCAGCTCTCGATGTCGAACACCTCGGAGAACTCCTAGCCATCACGTTGGAACAGATCGACGAGCGTGGCCGCCGGCAGTGGTACGTACAAGAATGCTCATCGGTACTCGACCGTTCGATTGCTCTCCCAACGCCGACCTGGACAGACATGAAAGGCCTATCTGCGCTGCGGAGCGCTCGCAGCCTGGCGATTGCGAGGGCACTGTGGAGAGTACGTGACGACTATGCGTCCACACACAACCTGTCCCCGCACCGCATAATCAAGCGAAAAGATATCCTCCGCATTGCGCAGTCTCCTCACCAAGCATTGGATGAACTACACAGCCTTGCGATACCCGCAACCGTCCAGCGGCGCGCGGACATTGCCGTCAAAGAAGCCCTCCATCTTCCACAGCGCGCCTTACCCCGATTACCGCGCCATCCTGTCGCACAGATACCCGCCTACACGCGGTGGGAAACGGATCACCCACGGGCGTTTATGGCGCTCGAGGTACTAGTCAACCGGACGCACACACTAGCAGAAGAACTGGATCTGACTATGGACACCCTCGCGACGATGAAAACTCTCCGGACAGTAGCGTGGGAAACGTCGCGGATAAAAGTGGATTACTCTCAGGATCCCGTGGCGGTATTCGAAAGCACCGTGGGCACGGCCATGGAATCACAAGGATCCAGACCGTGGCAAATTGACCTCATCGCCAATTCCTCAATACCAGCCCTGATTGACCGGCTTTATTAG
- the dxs gene encoding 1-deoxy-D-xylulose-5-phosphate synthase: MGILETISTPADVKALDEAQLDQLAGEIRTFLIQKVSATGGHLGPNLGVVELTIAMHRVFDSPTDPLIFDTGHQSYVHKILTGRRDLFDTLRQKDGLSGYPDRSESPHDWTESSHASAALSYADGLAKAFELGGQLHRHVVALVGDGALTGGMCWEALNNIATSKKRSVIVIVNDNGRSYSPTIGGLAENLAALRLQPAYDKVMDSGKYALGRMGWVGDRVFQVVHGLKEGVKHTVIPHEMFSDLGIKYIGPVDGHDLRQVENALRYAKDYGGPVIVHTMTQKGKGFSPAENDEADQMHATGVIDPVTGAPLSKSKPGWTQVFSTRLIELADERDDIVAITAAMAGPTGLAEFAKHHPQRTFDVGIAEQHAMTSAAGLALGGLHPVVAVYSTFLNRAFDQLLMDVALLKLGVTVVLDRAGITGPDGASHNGMWDLSLTTIVPGIYVAAPRDGKRLQMALDRCVAISDAPSVVRFPKGSVPSDVEAIREETDYDVLCECASTNDASTMTRTRHVVIVNYGSLSAQALAAADALKDHGYAVTVIDPHWVVPVKPALIEAVRGADLVVTIEDNGVKGGAGSVLQAQLNDAEVDVPVRNIGVPQEFIDHAERNEVLEQYALDKEAVARRVVEWADKL, from the coding sequence ATGGGCATCCTTGAGACTATTTCCACACCGGCGGATGTAAAGGCGCTTGATGAGGCACAGCTCGATCAACTTGCTGGAGAGATTCGCACGTTCCTCATCCAAAAGGTGTCTGCCACGGGCGGACATTTGGGACCGAACTTGGGCGTGGTTGAACTAACCATTGCCATGCACCGTGTGTTCGATTCCCCAACCGACCCGTTGATTTTCGATACCGGTCACCAGTCTTATGTGCATAAGATTCTTACGGGACGCCGTGATCTTTTTGATACTCTGCGCCAAAAAGATGGCCTGTCTGGCTATCCTGATCGCTCGGAATCACCGCATGACTGGACTGAATCTTCCCATGCGTCGGCGGCGCTATCCTACGCGGATGGTTTGGCAAAAGCATTCGAACTTGGCGGTCAACTCCACCGGCACGTGGTTGCACTCGTTGGAGATGGAGCCTTGACGGGGGGTATGTGTTGGGAGGCACTTAATAATATTGCGACGTCCAAAAAACGCTCGGTGATTGTCATAGTCAACGACAACGGTCGGTCTTATTCTCCGACTATCGGAGGACTAGCCGAGAATCTTGCAGCTCTTCGGTTGCAACCTGCCTACGACAAGGTCATGGATTCGGGGAAGTACGCATTGGGCCGTATGGGCTGGGTGGGCGATCGAGTTTTTCAGGTCGTACATGGCTTGAAAGAGGGTGTGAAACACACTGTCATCCCACATGAGATGTTTAGTGACTTGGGCATCAAATACATTGGTCCGGTGGATGGCCATGATCTGCGCCAAGTGGAAAACGCGTTGCGCTACGCGAAAGACTATGGTGGTCCCGTCATAGTTCACACCATGACTCAGAAGGGCAAGGGTTTTTCTCCAGCTGAGAATGATGAAGCTGATCAGATGCACGCTACGGGCGTGATTGATCCGGTGACCGGTGCTCCATTGAGCAAGTCGAAACCGGGCTGGACACAGGTGTTTTCCACACGGCTCATTGAGCTGGCGGACGAGCGCGATGACATTGTGGCCATCACTGCCGCGATGGCTGGTCCTACAGGTTTAGCGGAGTTTGCCAAACATCACCCACAACGTACCTTCGACGTGGGCATCGCCGAGCAACATGCTATGACATCAGCTGCTGGCCTAGCTTTGGGCGGCTTACACCCCGTGGTCGCGGTGTATTCGACGTTCTTAAACCGCGCATTCGACCAACTGCTCATGGATGTCGCTTTGCTCAAGCTCGGAGTCACGGTGGTACTGGATAGGGCGGGTATCACGGGCCCAGATGGTGCCTCCCATAATGGCATGTGGGATCTCTCGTTGACCACGATTGTCCCCGGTATCTACGTAGCAGCACCCCGTGACGGAAAACGCCTGCAGATGGCTCTCGACCGGTGTGTGGCCATTTCTGATGCACCGAGCGTTGTGCGTTTCCCCAAGGGCTCCGTACCGAGTGATGTCGAGGCGATCCGCGAAGAGACTGACTACGACGTGCTCTGCGAGTGCGCTAGCACTAATGATGCATCCACGATGACTCGTACCCGTCACGTGGTGATTGTGAACTACGGTAGCTTGAGCGCACAAGCCCTGGCAGCAGCCGACGCTCTCAAGGATCACGGATATGCCGTGACCGTTATTGACCCACACTGGGTGGTGCCGGTGAAACCAGCGCTCATTGAGGCTGTGCGCGGAGCCGACCTGGTCGTCACCATTGAGGATAACGGTGTCAAGGGTGGAGCAGGTTCGGTTCTTCAGGCACAGCTCAATGATGCAGAAGTAGATGTTCCTGTTCGCAACATCGGTGTACCGCAGGAGTTTATTGACCACGCCGAGCGTAATGAAGTGTTGGAGCAATACGCATTGGACAAGGAGGCCGTTGCTCGGCGAGTTGTCGAGTGGGCGGACAAACTCTAA
- a CDS encoding class I SAM-dependent RNA methyltransferase: MARSPRPETITMNLDNPAHGGTVIGRIDGQVVFVSGGLPGETGVRVELAPQKTSSSRKGFRTGRVISVEKPSPYRIPARCAAAAAGGGCCDLDFVDGVGSLEYKKAVVVDQLRRIGKIVIEGNIPCDGVSLSPQVGWRTRVRLGVDKTGRAGVRRKASREVIPLEQAQCAQWAQGLVAGLENERFTPGSEIAVALGDSGERSVVELTGNRRHRHSRVVGGHETVAHRLTRVPEVEWQIEPQGFWQGHRAAPDFYTQWIGEVIPAGHGSAWDLYGGAGVFSSVLSGRVDWVDCVDHASQASMEGARALAAAGLDNVRFVDGDVAHSLDRLRVRTGLHAVVIDPPRVGAGIDVIARVAAYEPNHVVHIGCDPATAARDLGAWISAGYQLEKLTVVDAFPLTHHVEILAYLTPAASS; this comes from the coding sequence ATGGCGCGTAGTCCACGTCCTGAGACGATCACAATGAATTTGGATAACCCGGCGCACGGGGGCACGGTCATTGGCCGGATTGACGGTCAGGTGGTCTTTGTTTCCGGTGGGCTACCGGGAGAAACGGGTGTGCGCGTTGAGCTTGCACCGCAGAAAACGTCGTCCTCGCGTAAAGGATTCCGGACGGGGCGCGTTATCAGTGTGGAGAAACCGTCTCCGTATCGAATCCCCGCTCGGTGTGCCGCAGCTGCTGCTGGTGGCGGTTGTTGCGACCTCGATTTCGTGGACGGCGTGGGCAGCCTTGAGTATAAGAAGGCTGTCGTCGTGGACCAGCTGCGTCGTATTGGAAAGATCGTCATCGAAGGCAACATCCCATGCGATGGAGTGAGCTTGAGCCCTCAGGTGGGCTGGCGGACTCGGGTGCGTCTTGGCGTGGATAAAACTGGACGCGCGGGTGTGCGACGTAAAGCCTCGCGGGAAGTCATCCCTCTAGAGCAAGCACAGTGTGCGCAGTGGGCACAAGGGCTGGTCGCAGGTCTCGAGAATGAGAGGTTTACACCGGGGAGCGAGATAGCTGTGGCGCTGGGAGACAGTGGTGAACGCAGTGTGGTGGAGTTAACCGGTAATCGTAGGCACCGTCACTCGCGGGTAGTAGGGGGCCATGAGACGGTTGCTCATCGCTTGACCCGTGTGCCTGAGGTGGAATGGCAAATCGAGCCCCAGGGTTTTTGGCAAGGACATCGGGCTGCGCCTGATTTTTATACACAGTGGATAGGCGAGGTAATCCCAGCAGGCCATGGCTCGGCGTGGGATCTCTACGGTGGGGCAGGGGTATTTTCCTCGGTATTGAGCGGACGCGTGGATTGGGTTGACTGTGTAGATCACGCGTCCCAGGCGAGCATGGAAGGCGCACGGGCGTTGGCAGCGGCGGGGTTGGATAATGTCCGTTTCGTCGATGGTGATGTGGCGCACAGTCTGGACAGGCTGCGGGTGAGGACAGGATTGCATGCTGTAGTCATCGATCCACCGCGCGTCGGAGCCGGTATCGATGTCATCGCGAGGGTTGCAGCATATGAGCCGAACCATGTCGTACATATTGGTTGCGATCCCGCTACCGCTGCGCGAGATCTCGGTGCGTGGATTTCTGCTGGTTACCAGCTCGAGAAGCTCACGGTCGTGGATGCATTCCCCCTGACTCATCACGTGGAGATTCTGGCGTATCTCACCCCTGCGGCGAGTAGTTAA
- a CDS encoding DUF3159 domain-containing protein, with protein MDDSPRPHAESGERQQATMLEQMGGLSGLVSSTLPVLVLVPVNSKYGLGPALGAAVGVALAVLIWRVVRRENIQPAVSGFIGVAICAAIAWMMGDAKGYFAYGIWYSLIAGSAFVISVIVRWPLVGLIWRGINGEDQRWRTNRRAVRAFNIATIAWAVVFLARFGIQQWLYVHDATNALGYTRIAMGWPLTAIVVLITVWSVRDANRAEGKTHGA; from the coding sequence ATGGATGATTCGCCCCGGCCTCACGCTGAATCCGGAGAACGGCAACAGGCAACGATGTTGGAGCAAATGGGCGGGTTATCCGGTCTTGTCTCCAGTACACTACCGGTGCTGGTCCTAGTGCCCGTGAACAGCAAGTATGGGCTTGGTCCTGCGCTCGGTGCAGCTGTGGGTGTGGCTCTTGCAGTGTTGATTTGGAGGGTTGTTCGTCGGGAGAATATTCAGCCCGCTGTCTCGGGGTTTATTGGCGTGGCGATATGCGCTGCCATAGCGTGGATGATGGGTGACGCCAAGGGGTACTTTGCCTATGGGATTTGGTATTCGCTGATAGCCGGTAGTGCTTTTGTCATATCCGTGATTGTTCGTTGGCCTCTGGTGGGATTGATATGGCGGGGTATAAACGGCGAAGACCAGCGATGGCGTACGAACAGGCGGGCTGTTCGTGCTTTTAACATCGCCACTATTGCCTGGGCCGTTGTGTTTCTCGCGCGCTTCGGTATTCAACAGTGGTTATACGTCCACGATGCCACGAACGCTTTGGGCTACACACGCATCGCTATGGGATGGCCTTTGACCGCCATTGTTGTTCTTATTACGGTCTGGTCGGTGCGTGACGCGAATAGGGCAGAAGGTAAAACACATGGCGCGTAG
- a CDS encoding DUF3710 domain-containing protein, producing MALFGRKNKMKDSLKNTPDTPEHEQPDEGAALRGAEVVVPTVGTTYDPVGGDFGPFDGDQVDFRAFDFSDFAKGGLDLGSMLVPVPHDGEVQVAMGENGPQMIHIHTPAGRMTPVAFAAPRRGNLWEESMPEVIQGMVKDGLTVTQEQGPWGEEIVAEAGGGTMRVIGVQGHRWMMRMTLASTNDKADQLAAQAREVLARSFVYRGQDPIPAGNVLPVTIPQAMAEALRQQMEQRAQQASAVQQPHNFNDGAVD from the coding sequence ATGGCTCTATTTGGCCGCAAAAATAAGATGAAGGACTCCCTAAAAAACACCCCGGATACCCCAGAGCATGAACAGCCAGACGAGGGCGCAGCGCTCCGTGGCGCTGAGGTCGTAGTACCGACTGTTGGTACCACATATGATCCAGTCGGAGGGGATTTTGGACCGTTCGATGGGGATCAGGTTGATTTCCGTGCCTTCGACTTCTCCGATTTTGCAAAAGGTGGATTGGATTTGGGTTCCATGCTGGTTCCCGTTCCTCACGATGGGGAAGTACAGGTGGCTATGGGTGAAAATGGTCCCCAGATGATTCATATTCACACGCCGGCTGGCCGCATGACTCCCGTTGCTTTCGCCGCACCGCGGAGGGGAAACCTGTGGGAAGAAAGCATGCCTGAGGTCATTCAAGGGATGGTTAAAGATGGCCTCACTGTGACTCAGGAACAGGGGCCATGGGGTGAGGAGATTGTTGCCGAAGCTGGCGGCGGCACTATGCGCGTGATCGGCGTTCAGGGGCATCGTTGGATGATGCGCATGACTTTGGCAAGTACCAACGACAAGGCTGACCAGCTTGCAGCTCAAGCCCGTGAGGTTCTTGCGCGATCCTTCGTTTATAGAGGTCAAGATCCGATTCCGGCGGGCAATGTCCTACCGGTAACTATTCCTCAGGCGATGGCGGAAGCTCTTCGCCAACAGATGGAGCAACGGGCGCAGCAAGCTTCCGCCGTTCAGCAACCTCACAATTTTAACGATGGGGCTGTTGATTAG
- the dut gene encoding dUTP diphosphatase, whose amino-acid sequence MTNSTSAPLKLVRLDRDLPLPTRAHATDAGIDLYSAENATISPGERHLIGTGIAIGLNPGTVGLIHPRSGMALKHGLSIVNAPGTIDEDYRGEVKVCVINLDPREDIVIKRGDRIAQLVLQEVLLSPIEEVDSLEALGETERGKGGYGSTGS is encoded by the coding sequence ATGACGAACAGCACATCTGCTCCGCTCAAACTTGTCCGGCTGGATCGCGATCTTCCTCTGCCAACCAGAGCTCATGCGACTGACGCGGGAATAGATTTGTATTCTGCTGAGAACGCTACTATTTCCCCAGGTGAACGCCATCTTATTGGCACGGGTATAGCTATTGGTCTCAATCCAGGAACCGTAGGGCTTATCCATCCGAGGAGCGGTATGGCGTTAAAACACGGATTGTCCATTGTAAACGCGCCCGGAACGATTGATGAGGATTATCGTGGCGAGGTAAAGGTGTGCGTGATCAACCTGGATCCGCGTGAGGATATCGTCATTAAACGTGGCGATAGAATCGCCCAACTAGTACTCCAGGAAGTGCTCCTCAGCCCTATTGAGGAAGTTGATTCTCTGGAAGCATTGGGAGAGACCGAAAGAGGTAAGGGTGGCTACGGCTCCACAGGGAGCTAG
- a CDS encoding DUF3093 domain-containing protein, whose amino-acid sequence MKFLTFVCTTRSIAVAATQPAKASDSEILYSENQRVPLTWWLLGALLVCLLAWQAQMQREWYWGVVMAILAGAAVVWSLSALSSNKVIVAREADGIWLYTGAARLPADVVSRTLVIPPTAKPAAMGRQLDPAAYVVHKGWIPTMAMLVLDDPDDPTPYWLISTKEPQELLEALGRPIY is encoded by the coding sequence ATGAAGTTTCTCACCTTTGTTTGCACTACAAGGAGTATCGCCGTGGCAGCCACACAGCCTGCAAAGGCTTCAGACTCCGAGATTCTTTACTCGGAAAACCAACGTGTACCGCTCACGTGGTGGCTCCTCGGTGCACTGTTGGTCTGTCTTCTCGCTTGGCAAGCACAAATGCAGCGGGAGTGGTACTGGGGTGTCGTTATGGCCATCCTCGCTGGCGCAGCGGTCGTATGGTCACTGTCAGCCTTGTCTTCTAACAAGGTCATCGTGGCTCGCGAGGCAGACGGTATCTGGTTATATACCGGGGCTGCACGCCTGCCAGCAGATGTTGTGAGCCGAACGCTCGTCATCCCCCCTACTGCCAAGCCAGCGGCAATGGGACGCCAGTTGGATCCTGCGGCTTATGTGGTGCACAAGGGATGGATTCCCACGATGGCTATGCTCGTGTTGGATGATCCTGATGACCCCACTCCCTATTGGTTGATATCAACCAAAGAGCCTCAAGAGCTTCTTGAAGCACTAGGCCGTCCAATTTACTAA
- a CDS encoding DUF4193 domain-containing protein — MATDYDAPRRRADDDIETDSLEGLKAAEKAETAVDDTDDGEIVEPFDVPMADLSGEELSGTVTPRQSDEFTCSECFLVQHRSHIAKTFSDSEIICQDCD, encoded by the coding sequence GTGGCTACCGACTACGATGCTCCCCGTCGACGCGCTGACGACGACATCGAGACTGACTCTCTCGAGGGGCTAAAAGCCGCAGAGAAGGCAGAAACTGCTGTAGATGACACTGATGATGGCGAAATCGTAGAACCATTCGATGTTCCGATGGCCGATCTGTCCGGCGAGGAACTCTCGGGAACCGTTACTCCTCGGCAGAGTGACGAGTTCACCTGCAGTGAATGCTTTTTGGTGCAGCACCGGTCGCATATTGCCAAAACCTTCTCCGATTCTGAAATCATCTGCCAAGACTGCGACTAG